From the Acidimicrobiia bacterium genome, one window contains:
- the lysA gene encoding diaminopimelate decarboxylase, translating into MNGPLPFHLLPQTAAVAPDGHLHIGGCDLLALAEEYGTPLFVYDEAHLRARCREAVAAFGEGVAYASKAFLCLAMARLAHEEGMGLDVATGGELHVALSAGVPADRLVLHGNNKSADELRTARHAGVGRIVVDSFDELERLAELHAHDGLVPKVLIRATPGVEAHTHEFVRTGQIDSKFGFGVPSGDAARAVAYAQDSPAMELMGVHMHIGSQVFVADFFHQAVEVVAPWVREMGLPELSIGGGLGVAYTHDETAPSITEWGIAIVSACRDAGLRARVLAEPGRSIVAQAAVTLYRVGTIKEVPEVRTYLSVDGGMSDNPRPVLYGSGYEAFLPRAATAPRPRLVTIVGKHCESGDVLVRDAQVPDDIAVGDVLATPVTGAYGHSMASNYNKVLRPAVVFVADGQARLVVRRETLEDLLHYDVAD; encoded by the coding sequence ATGAACGGACCGCTGCCCTTCCACCTCCTGCCCCAGACCGCCGCGGTGGCCCCCGACGGGCATCTGCACATCGGGGGCTGCGATCTTCTCGCCCTCGCCGAGGAGTACGGCACCCCGCTCTTCGTGTACGACGAAGCCCACCTGCGGGCTCGCTGCCGCGAGGCCGTGGCCGCCTTCGGCGAGGGTGTGGCCTACGCCTCCAAGGCGTTCCTCTGCCTGGCCATGGCCCGCCTCGCTCACGAGGAAGGCATGGGCCTCGACGTGGCCACCGGGGGTGAACTGCACGTGGCTCTTTCCGCCGGGGTGCCCGCCGACCGCCTCGTTTTGCACGGCAACAACAAGTCGGCCGACGAACTGCGCACCGCCCGCCATGCCGGGGTAGGCCGCATCGTGGTGGACAGTTTCGACGAACTCGAACGACTGGCGGAGCTCCACGCCCACGACGGCCTCGTGCCCAAGGTGCTCATCCGGGCCACCCCCGGCGTGGAAGCCCACACCCACGAGTTTGTGCGCACCGGTCAGATCGACTCCAAGTTCGGCTTCGGCGTGCCGTCCGGCGACGCCGCCCGAGCGGTGGCGTACGCCCAGGATTCGCCGGCCATGGAACTAATGGGTGTGCACATGCATATCGGGAGCCAGGTCTTCGTGGCCGACTTCTTCCATCAGGCGGTCGAGGTGGTGGCACCGTGGGTGCGGGAAATGGGACTGCCCGAACTGTCGATCGGCGGCGGGCTCGGCGTGGCCTACACCCACGACGAGACGGCCCCGTCGATCACGGAGTGGGGGATCGCCATCGTGTCGGCCTGCCGGGATGCCGGCCTCCGCGCCCGGGTGTTGGCCGAACCGGGGCGTTCGATCGTGGCCCAAGCCGCCGTCACCCTCTACCGGGTTGGCACCATCAAAGAGGTGCCAGAGGTGCGCACCTATCTCTCGGTCGACGGCGGCATGTCCGACAACCCTCGCCCGGTGCTCTACGGCTCCGGCTACGAGGCGTTCCTGCCTCGGGCCGCCACCGCGCCCCGGCCTCGTCTCGTCACGATCGTGGGCAAACACTGCGAGTCGGGCGATGTGCTCGTGCGCGACGCCCAGGTGCCCGACGACATCGCCGTGGGCGACGTACTGGCCACGCCGGTCACCGGGGCCTACGGGCACTCGATGGCCTCGAACTACAACAAAGTGCTCCGCCCGGCGGTGGTATTCGTGGCCGACGGACAGGCCCGGTTGGTGGTGCGGCGCGAGACGCTGGAGGATCTTCTCCACTACGACGTAGCGGACTGA
- a CDS encoding homoserine dehydrogenase has product MGVLGCGNVGAPLVDLIASQGPDIEARTGLRLEVTRVAVRDLAKPRAITLPPDRLTTDAPSIVADPEVDLIVELIGGLEPARTLILAALGAGKPVITGNKELLATAGAELFQAAESAGVDLLFEAAVAGGIPIIRPLRESLVGERILRVMGIVNGTTNYILTRMSEAGASYADALAEAQALGYAEADPTADVEGYDAGAKAAIIASIAFGVEVTAADVHHEGISGITATDIAFAQRMGYVIKLLAVAEQDDAGEISVRVHPTMVPLEHPLAAVRESFNAVFVEGAAVGEVMFYGRGAGGLPTASAILGDVVDAAVNHHRGSHATVGRLGVARFRSVHEVESAYYLNMQVLDRPGVLAQVAGVFGTHRVSIRSMEQVGMGEEARLIFITHQARGADVLATLDALSALSAVERIGSVLRVIGRD; this is encoded by the coding sequence ATCGGGGTACTGGGGTGCGGCAACGTGGGGGCCCCGTTGGTCGACCTCATCGCCAGCCAGGGCCCCGACATCGAGGCCCGCACCGGGCTCCGTTTGGAGGTCACCCGGGTGGCGGTACGCGACCTCGCCAAGCCGCGGGCCATCACGCTCCCGCCCGACCGCCTCACCACCGACGCCCCGTCGATCGTGGCCGACCCCGAGGTGGACCTGATCGTGGAACTCATTGGGGGCCTCGAGCCGGCCCGAACGCTGATCCTGGCCGCCCTGGGAGCTGGCAAACCGGTGATCACCGGGAACAAGGAACTGCTCGCCACCGCCGGTGCCGAACTGTTCCAGGCGGCCGAGAGCGCCGGAGTGGACTTACTCTTCGAAGCGGCGGTGGCCGGTGGTATCCCGATCATCCGACCGCTGCGCGAGTCGCTGGTGGGGGAGCGGATCCTGCGCGTGATGGGCATCGTCAACGGCACCACCAACTACATCCTCACCCGCATGAGCGAAGCCGGGGCCTCCTACGCCGATGCCCTCGCCGAGGCGCAGGCCCTCGGCTACGCCGAAGCTGATCCCACTGCCGATGTGGAGGGCTACGACGCCGGGGCCAAGGCCGCCATCATTGCCAGCATTGCTTTCGGCGTGGAGGTCACCGCGGCCGATGTGCACCACGAGGGCATCTCGGGGATCACCGCCACCGACATCGCTTTCGCCCAGCGCATGGGGTACGTCATCAAGTTGTTGGCGGTAGCCGAACAGGACGACGCCGGTGAGATCAGTGTGCGGGTGCATCCCACGATGGTGCCGCTCGAACATCCCCTGGCTGCGGTGCGCGAAAGTTTCAACGCCGTGTTCGTGGAGGGCGCCGCCGTCGGCGAGGTGATGTTCTACGGACGGGGGGCCGGTGGGCTCCCCACCGCCAGCGCCATCCTCGGCGATGTTGTGGATGCCGCCGTCAACCATCACCGTGGATCACACGCCACCGTGGGTCGGTTGGGGGTGGCCCGCTTCCGTTCCGTGCACGAGGTGGAGTCGGCGTACTACCTCAACATGCAGGTGCTCGATCGGCCCGGGGTGTTGGCCCAGGTCGCCGGCGTGTTCGGCACCCATCGGGTGTCGATTCGATCGATGGAGCAGGTGGGCATGGGCGAGGAAGCCCGACTCATCTTCATCACCCATCAGGCCCGGGGAGCCGACGTTCTCGCCACCCTTGACGCCCTGAGTGCGCTGAGCGCGGTGGAGCGCATCGGGTCGGTGCTCA